The nucleotide window ATCGCGCAAGCCGCACGACAGAGGCCCAAGTCGCACAACCCCAGCCCAACGCAAAGTGATGGTCTTGAGCCGATTTACGCccagtttttcgaaaaattatAACAAGCTCTGCTCACGATGTGTCGTTATCAGAATAGtttattaattttcactgtCGCCTCTAAACCCGACTAGTTCAGCAAATTTTGCTGATCCGCATGTGGCTTTAAAAGCTCGAGTCGTCAAAATTTGCACGTATCGGTGGTTCATTTAAATCTCGGGGCTCTTTAAGATATTCATGGGGCCCAGTGAAAGGGAAAGGCTGTCTAGCTCTTTTGTTCACTTCTGGGTGGTTCGTTCAAGTTTCTAAATTGAGctcattgttatgcaaattttgcagtttttatgtTCGTGTGTTCGCAATTGATATGTGCAATACAGTTATATATAGAAATACAAATTGCCAACATACGCAaataagggacggaccattagatctttggAGGGGTGggtcaaaaatagaaaaaaaaaattttcagagcagaaagttaggaaaaaaaaaatcttcaaactagtttgcaaaataaaaaaaaataaataagaagacaaaggcgtaaaaaaaaaaatctgcaaaagtatttaaaatcttgaatttttttagattttaccgacagtaagcaactttctgtagttttaatacatcctccaggcacatttttaattttaatttatacatttagagtgactgtatcccttatactggaagttgtgattatcttatcttttcaggacttttgtattctgatcacttgaaaattatgaaatattatagagcctgttttctatttgtttcctgcgtacaaaccaagcaggtacactaggtaaaacattgaaactatggtatggttgtcaagacagaaagttgtatttgccttttaagatcaaggtaaacagatgcaggccacatcagtttcatttttttcacagcattttattacaatgatgaatgcaagaatgggttaacaagtagaaacacgtcaataatgataaaacaacatatcaagtcattatgtattattttgcttttaaaaggcattttcaattcttttttctcaaaaacagcctcaaataacaacagcaacacatgttttaacattcaacaatacactacgtagaatgccatctatccaacaaatcccaacacaaaaacacataaagggttgaactttgaaagtttctcgatagcaaatactgaataaatctgcatggttaatcgtttttgtgtagcaaatttcaaagaaattggacaagccctttcagagaatacaattttttgaccatgaatggcataaattgcccaaaagacaaatattgaaatttcaacacatctatacacatccaatcaatttggacatgctgctacagagaaatagatgttttgatcaaaaaagggcaacaattgctctaaaaacacaaatatgcaaatttaactatattatttagcttattttagcttctcagcttgtcaaaatcaattgtaaatcatgagatatgcatgatgtttggtggggtgaatgtaggcatttcaccacgcagtagaaagggaagccaggaaaccaaaatagtcaattttcaaaactatacgaagctactgaggagcaagaagaccatgtttcagaggaagatgtgtaatccgaaaaaaatgctcccaaagtgccaccaaataacaccatttttatctctatttttcaaaagctccaacagcaggagggggacacccccctcctgaccaccccctgcaaaaatactccccaagtgccaccaaataacaccattttaatctctatttttcaaaagctccaacagcagcagggtgacccctctcctgacctcttcccagtgaccgcttgcgtggccgcttgtggtccttggcaccacatgtttgccctctgtatcttcagacagcgacgaacgaaaaaaaaattataaatctgaaaatttactctgaaaaaaaaaattgcacagctaatctcaattggaaaaaaaaatttcagaaatttacaatagttaaaaaaaaattttcacaatttcattgtgaccacccccctcccaaggtctaatggtccatcccttagtaaCACTGCTGAGTTTGCACAAcagtaagggatggaccattagaccttaggaggggtggtcacaatgaaattgtgaaaaattttttttttactcttgtaaatttctaacaaatttttttcccaattgagattagctgtgcaaattttttttttcagagtaaattttcagatttataatttttttttagttcatcgctgtctgaagataagagggcaaagatgtggtgcaaagcaccacaagcggccgcgCAAGCGGTCACCGGGGAGGGgagaggtcaggaggggggtgtcccccctcctgctgttggagcgtTTGAaagtagagattaaaatggtgctatttggtggcactttgggagtgtTTTtgcgtggggggggggggtcaggaggggggtgtccccctcctaccgtttgagcttttgaaaaacagagatgaaaacggtgttatttggtggcactttgggagtataattgcggggggaggtcagaaggggggtgcccccctcctgccgttggagcttttgaaaaatagagattaaaatggttttatttggtggcacttagggagcatttttttcagattacacatcttcctctgaaacatggtcttcttgctcctcagtagcttcctatagttttgaaaattgactattttggtttcctggcttccctttctactgtgtggtgaaatgcctacattcaccccaccaaacatcatgcatatctcatgatttacaattgattttgacaagctgagaagctgtttgcaaaatatagtgaaatttgcatatttgtgtttttagagcaatttttgcccttttttgatcaaaacatatATTTCTCTGGTAGCAACATGTCGAAATTGATTCGAtttgtatagatgtggtgaaatttcaatatttgtctttttagggcaatttatgccattcatggtcaaaaaatctgtattctctgaaagggcttgtccaatttctttgaaatttgctacataagtcccttaagatttgtttaaatcatgctcttttttgtggtggaaaaattcttcagataattgtcattcagcatttgctacacacaaacgattattcatgcagatttattcagtatttgctatcgagaaactttcaaagttcaacccttttgtgtgttttttgtgttgggatttgttggattgATGGCAtgctacgtagtgtattgttgaatgttaaaaaatgtgttgctgttgtttttttaggctgttttttgagaacaaaGAATTGAAACTGcccttttaaaagcaaaataatacataatgacttgatatgttgttttatcattattgacgtgtttctacttgttcacccattcttgcattcatcattgcaataaaatgctgtgaaaaaaatgaacctgatattgcctgcatctgttcaccttgatcttaaaaggcaaataaaacttcctgtcttgacaaccataccatagtttcaatgttttacccagtgtacctgcttggtttgtacgcaggaaacaagtagaaaacaggctctataattttataattttcaagtgatcagaatacaaaagtcctgaaaagataagataatcacaacttccagtataggggatacagtcactctaaatgtataaattaaaattaaaaatgtgcctggaggatgtactaaaaaatacagaaagttgcttcctgtcggtaaaatttataaaaaaaatcaagattttacagaattttgcagatttttttttcgcatttgtcttcttatttatttttttttattttgcaaactagtttgaagatttttttccctaactttctgctctgaaaattttttttctgtttttgaccacccctcccaagatctaatggtccgtccctaagctTATTGTACAAGTTCATGAAGTGTTGCTTACTTTCATTTTATACTTCTGTATGACTGTAGTCGTAGTGGGCGTAAATCTGTTCATTACCTCTTCAAAGGGGTATGTTTTGCTCCAGTCCAAATCATTGGGGCAGGTAACATTATTTGTGCATGCCTGTGTATTAACGACTTTTCGACTTTTAGAAAATTGCAGTGACGTTTAATATACATGCAATATtgataacattataaatatataccAGCATGACGTTTGATATCAAGCTTTCAAGCAATAAGCGTCAATGTGACGTTGATATACTCAAGGACAGTAATATATGAATCTTTCCTATTGTATGATTTCCATACTGTTCGTTCGATAGATAACTGTGCagcaaaaatttaaacattATATGTTGTAGAGATATACACCTTACCTTTTTATTTATATACATCCCATTTTGAAAGGCAAGACACAAATCGATATTCGATATCATAAGAAAATAAGCGGCTAAATTGCTGGTATAGCTTCGCTGTTGTTTTCAGTCAGAACAAAATcgtattcaattcaattcaattcaattcgatagaactttatttatcccaaacacggacaattaaaaagcgtggctcaaatacaacatcaaaaatatataatacaaacttacaaaatggtaggagacgcaggactatacaaaaaacagtttaggaatcatttaaaagccgcacagcggtaggaatgaatgacaacttgcgccggtttgacctgcaagccgggtatctaaaacgccgaccagaaggaagtgtgtcgaactctgctgataaaatgtgatcacTAGACAAAAGAATTGAGCGGGCTTTCCTGAGTTCTTGCTGATTATGAAATATagaaagacttctctggggtataccaattagttttgagctaagtgaaacaattctattaagtgaagttttgtttttacactggtatgcagataagaatggacagtgaatttgatctaaatgttgccacacttgtgtaattggtttgtaaagttgttccaaaacttgcctCAGAAGTTAAACTAACTTGTTATAACTGCGGTGAAAATCagagagcttttatggacccataaTAAACAACACCAGGACACTCTGAAGTGCACCGCACATACACAgactcatattacattcctATTAAAGCTGCTTCgagttacattgtatcacagccAAATCAGAGTCTAATTGTCATTAGAATCTTGTTGCCTTAATTTGCAATGTAGAAGTTCTTTGGCaacaaaaatcatgatttacaggaaaagaggtgtacatacgccAGAAGTAATAAGTGAGATAGTTGTCGAAATGTACAGGGATAGAAAGTCAGCAAATCTTTaccctacacacacagacactaatcagtgtctactttattgctttatatcaacaattacagcagaagcctactgtgaaacaacactaccATCCGTCTGTTGTTTGCCGAAACTCAACTAAAGTTACCGATCCTGTAGTagattttgaaacaactttacaaaccaattacacaagtgtaataacatttagatcaatttcactgtccattcttatctgcatacgacagattttgataccaacaaatgaatgaaaatgagacAACGCTTTCAATGTgagatttataaaaaagagataaaatttgtctatcaaccatgaatgaacgcagtttccttaaaaagtacaatctttGCTGCCCCTTCTTCAATATAGCATCGGTGTTATGATCCCCtttcaatttgttgtcaaatattgaaccaagGTATATATACTTCGAAACAATCTCGACTTCTTGATCGTGAACAATGGACATAGGAGGGTTGCGTTCTTGCCTgctaaaatcaattatcatttccttagttttcttaacatttaaatttagatACGAATTATCACACCACTCAACAAACTCGCTAAGAGCGGGACCATGATGACATTCTGATCCCTGTAGAAGTGTAAGCAGAGCACTATCGACAGCAAACTTAACAAGATGGCTACCTTCATATGTACTTCTACAATAGTCAGTATAAAGGATGTACAACAGAGGAGACAGAACGCAACCCTGAGGAGAacctgtatttgtttgaatAACAGTTGACAAAATACCATTGACAATTCGGTGCATATAGTTCCTCAAAACCAAATAATGTTTTCCAAACTTTAATGAAAAAAGTGCTGGCCGACCTAATTTGACAATGTATATCACAGGGACCAATAGATAAAATTAGCCGAAAAAGTCCTCATCTTTTGATGATATCGTATTATTGTCATCTCCGCGGACCTAAAAGCCAATTTTGTAATAATGTGATGAATTACTTTCTGAGAAGAgaaactttaaacaaaaaattaGGAGAATTTTACCCTAAATTTTATTCTGCAGACTTCACCATCATTTCAACAAATCCAAATGAGGCCATGTGaagaaagttttaaattttatttcgaGGCCATCGGACGAgaaatttcagagaaaaatattattgaagAAAAACGAGAAACGTCAAATTTTTACAcagcatttttcaagtttaacAAATTATAGCTAAAAGGCATCTTCATCTTCCTTGTGAAAACTGTCCAACCAACAGTATCAGAGAAGaatgtttcacaaaaaataaaaaaataaaatatatatatatatatatatatatatatatatatatatatatatatatatatatatatatatatatatatatatatatgtatatataaaaccatcatttgaacaaacctaaATGAAGTCCTCCATTAAAAGATAGGAACCAAATTGTTTAAAACAATTCCAGAAAAGACATGTTTGAAGAAAAGAATTTATACTGATTTGATGCCTTGGTATTCCAGTGGAAGTCATGAAGCGGGTGTTTGCCTTCAACTGCAGAAAAGAGAATAAAAGAGAAAAGAGCTTtctatctttctttttttattccTAAATATGCTGGTTTAGCAATATTGACGCAACAGTTAtacttctgttttgtttttagtattgttggacatgcaaacagggatttTAATAATAGCagtactgatgagtatgtaaccaAAAAAGACACcacgcgcaggttctgaaatgacgtgCCAGAttaccagaaacattttttggccttatttttttcttcatttatctatctatctatccatctatctatatatttaggctatctatctatttatctatctatctatttatctatctatctatttatctatctatctatttatctatctatctatcgaccTTTCTATCTACTATTTTTTGACAGGAGTTAAAATCCGGCTTGCAAACTAAAGAAACACAAGCAGAGCAGAAGAGCTACAATGGCACAGAATCAAAAGCGCCCTCCAATTTCACCTTATCAGACAACAAGAAGTCGAGTAACCAAAGAAGAAAATCTGTGTTTGACAGGAATAATTCCTCAATGGCAACAATCAAAGGAAAGAATCTTTGGATGAAGATACTATCAGCGGGTACTTCTCCAAGACAAGTAAGCTTTGAGATAAACCATGTCACAGGGGCCTCTAGGAAACAAGGAAACTACACGGGACTCTTGAAACCCAAGGATCATTTCGTTGTGCCAAATATTGCACATTTTATCTGGTTCACGTGTCAccctttcaaatttgaaaacctcGTCAGTATGTTGAGTGTTCACAGGATCATGAAagctgacaaaatatttttccataCAGACTGCGAACCCACTGGGGAATGGTGGGATGAAGCTGTAGAACTCATACAAACGCTGTATGTTATACGGAGGACGCCACCTACGGCAGTTTTCGACAATGTATTAAATCCAGAATGGCCTGAACACGCAGCTGATGTTGCGAGATTACAAATTTTAATAGAGCATGGCGGTGtttattttgacactgacatattCGTTTTAGCGCCCTTAGAACCACTTCGTTACTATGACTATGTTGTCGGTCGGCCTGCGGAGAACATCCTGAACAATGGCGTCATACTTGCGAAGAAATcatccaaatttctcaaactGTACTACGAGAGTTACAAGGACTACATCAGTGATTGTTGGGCCTGTACGTCGGTCCACAACCAACACGATCAGGCAATGAACCACCTGGACCTCTTGCACATCGAGCCAGACAGCATGATTCAACCGCCGTACACAGAATGGGAGAAATTGTTCCTTGAGAAGTACGACTGGAGATCGGAACACTTCACCATTCACGTCTGGTTTCGGGAGTTCTACGAGGGCGGGTACCTTGATTTTGAGTTCACAAGAGAGAACATTAAAAATCTGAACACCACAGTGGGGGAAATGTGTCGATATATATATTATGGTTCCCCTGATATCATGGTATAGGACTGGTCTTCATACAAAGACGCCGTTGAATCATGAACTTCCGCCACACGACTTGCGTAGGTCGGCATGAAGTCGTCTCCCTGGTCACACATGGCACTGAACCCGTCAGGTTTCCAGTGTATCATTTCGCCTGTGAGATTTCGCGAAGAGCGCCAACATTTGAGTGAACTGCGATAGAAAGGTGATGCAACTAGCACTATTTTCACAGGTTTGTCAACACAAATGCTTGCCACTTCCAGCTATATACCAAAAAGCATCGCCGCCATGTAAAATCGCGTTTGCTTCCTTTGGTTTTGTTTCGTAATGGATGCTTTGTTTGGAGTTCTTGTCCGAAGACACATGGTTTGCTTACCGTAGACTTACATCATCGACCCGGAAATTCCTGTCatgttgtttattttgaatttgtcTTGGTCTTGGCACAAGGTtcttgttatggtttttttattttaatacgtttgactatgatatgtattgccaataaagatttatactaccaacctttctttgcagctttggtgtctttCGTTAGCACTGGTATtttaacgatttctttttctcctccGATGTGCCacatatttgtcctttgacCATCGtacacgaagttttgtcactgtgttgcgtctattatctgactAGTTTAATTGCCTATAGTTCgacaaagtaagcaagggtaaattactaatctatgGACGTTGTccccagattatcaccggattaactttgacaaagtcaacaacgaacgcaccttCTGTTATATCTtgctggcgcgttcgttgttgactttgtcaaagttaatccagaGATAATCAGGTGACTGCATCCACGGATTAGTAACTTACACCTACTTGCTTTTtggcattaggcaatcaaacttttcagaacAAAACACCAAAGATTGGTAAATAAAGCTTTATTAGTATTACAACATAACACCTACCCACCTCTGGGGGACTGACATGTAGGCGAACCCCTATGCTGTAATCGGTAAAATAAACGTTGCCAGACAAAAGGAAGATTTCATCGCGATGCATTGACGACAAGTATGTATTAGGTAATTGCACGCGTATTCACATGGAAATGGTGTAGTTTTTTACGTAGAAGTCGCCAAATGTTGCCTTCATATTTATAAAGTTTTCATCTTCTTTTCAACGATCTTTTAATGGTATATAATTTCGCAAAATAGGATTATTCCGTTTGTACGTTAGTAAAAGGGAACAAACTGATTTGCTTTTTTCAGTTGAAACGCAAAGACACAGCATACTTCCTTACTTTTGTCATTAGATAAACAGTGGGAAGTTGCTATGTTGACACAAATTCTGGAAACGTGTAGAGACCTCGCACGTTGGTCACATGACAATCTGCAACTGTAGAAGAATAAAATACCCAATAAAGTCCGCAAGCAGTTTCAGACTTGCGTCGAAAAGACCTATGGAGAATTCCTTGATCAGCCCAACGCTCTACAcaacttttcacaatttttttttgcaataatttaaTCGTTTCTTGTATTAAGTATTTGGTTTCTGTCTGTCAATGTGTTCGGAATATTAGTGCAATGCGTTACGAAAGAACAGAAGTCCTGACAAAAATTCGATTTCTAACACTACCGAAGTATTGTACCCGAAGACAAACTGTCCAAATTGTCAACACGTCAAACATGAAGCATTTGCCCATGCCGTTGGGAGTATCCAACAGATGTGCTTTATCTATGGGACAAAATGTTGACACAGATCAAAGTCTAGATCGGCAATGGTCTATTGTAGTCTCACAGGAATATAGGTCTGCGTCTCGATTTAGGCATCAAACCTAGCTGTATGGAGACACAATTAAGGCagaacacgcctcggggacagactgTCGGCCTCTTAAATTTCTACTATTCTTGTTcgatctacctcttgtggggactcattttaaagctcttggagaaaggaaaactttcactgtgttagtttttcaaaaatccaaaatttaattagGCTATTGACTCGTAGAGATAACACAAGAAtgactgccattttgaatttcaaatatcgcaaaatgttgggtaatttgtttcgctagttccaaactttgcagggTGATACccgaattttattgttgatttggtgagagaatggttgaaagtttcattgaggaaagtttggacaaaagtttaagtctttcactttcgagacgcatactaccttaacaggcGTGACTCAAATAATGCAACTTGTCATATACAAAATATCGCTTTCAATTTGGACAGGCTCCGTTTTATATCAGGGACCTGATGTCACTGCGCAATCCAACCCATTCTCTGCGTTCAAGTTTTCAACAGTTTCTCTACATTCAACGCTGACTACATCCACCTATAGTAGGACAGAGCTTTTTCTGTTGCTGCTCCACATATTTTGAATTCCCTTCCAGTTGATGTCAGATCTATATATTCGGTTGAGTCATTTCAACGCAGTCTTAAACATTTCTATTTTCCAATATCTTTAGGTTAAATGCTTTTACCTCGATCAGGTAACTTTTGAAGGCCACTTTTAAATCGTTTTCAATTTTGTGTGCTTGTTTAAGTGTCTGTGTTTATTACGTGcagctttttaaaaattgttttagcTTTTAactttttatcgttttttgCATAATGCGctcttttaataaatattttttatttatcattatccGCATAAAAGTGGTGTCCCAAACGATGATAAAAATATACTCGGTTGTGAGATTTAATTTGACATGAAATGTGAGGGAAGTCATTGTGGTGATACCAACAGCATGTTAGGACTGAGGTACAACGTTTGAAAGTTGTCAAAGTTATTCTCAAAAAGAAGAATCGGAACGATAAATCTATTGTGAAACCACCGCTAGATCGACCGATCACCTATTCGGTTTTTAGCTCTcttgttcacacacgtgagcgcATGTCATACTTATGCCTGCCTGTccatctgcctgtctgtctgttggcgcTTTATCTTAGAAACACCCTAACGGATTGGAATCAATCCTGGTACATAGATTTTCTTTTAGAATGGAGAGGACTTATTTGTCATTGCTGTTTGTTGTTTGCATAAtgaatacaaattttcatacttaTTTGTTTGGAAATCAGatgttttcagaattagagTACCATATCTTGTGAATCCTATAACAGATGGAAGGAACCATCTGACACAGacgttttattattattattattattatatctttatttcagattataaaaatccatagcaaaacaacaatacattttaaaatatacgCTTACTCCAAATCCTCCACAGTCCACTCTGTGATAACACTGATAAAGATAAAACACTCACCACAAGCGGGTTACTTGAGAGATGGAGTCTGCTCAGAAAACTAAATGATTTTTTCCGAAggatttcatcaaaagttaaaatcGAAAGACTGACAAACATTGCACTGTTACTCTGAATAAAGAATGTTTAAAACCAGAAAACTTACGAAAAACATGGGAGTAAGCTCGTCTAACTGCATTAAACGTACATAAAGAAAACGAACTCCACAAGTAAGAACAATAAGGGATAtcacaaaagacagaaaataaGTGACATTTAACAGAAAGAGACGCGAATTTAAAATCACGAATTATAGCATTGCCACGAACATAAAATTGCCGAGTCTGAGCCTGAATGTCCTCATTATCCCTAAGGTCACAAGTGATTAAGTAACCGAGGTATTTATAAACACTAAcataattaagcattttaccaTTAAGATAAATTGGAACTTGTCTAAGCTTACGAATACTTGGTTGAATTATCATACAAACTGTCTTTTGctcattgaaaaatattgaatgatTGTCACCATAATGACCGCATATATCAACAAGCTTCTGCTGGCCATAGGCTCCAGTAGAAATAATAACTAAATCGTCAGCATAAATCAAATGATTCACCTTATAGTCACCAATAAGGCATCCATAGGGAAGTGTGGAGAGATTCTTACTGATATCATCCAAATAGACGGTGAAAAAGAAAGGTGACGTAATGCCGCCCTGTTTTACCCCATTCTTTGAATGAAAAGATTCAGATAGTAACCCATTCCATCTCACAACAAAGTCTTGATACTTATACATATACGACAAAATCTTAATGAGATAAGGCTTAACACCCCTTTGCAATAGTTTAACATACAGAATATCATGACGAACATAGTCAAATGCTTTGGATGCATCCATAAAGGTGATGAAAACAGGAGTATTGCAACGTTTATAGTaattcaaaatttctttcaaacaaaaattgacatatcAGTACCATGGTCTGGTTTAAACCCAAATTGGTGATCAGTGGTTGTTAAACATTCCATACAGCGATTTAACCAGACCCTTTCGAACAGTTTGGATATTGTTGTTGCAACAGCAACAGGACGATAGTTAGATTTGTCACAAATGTTGCCACCTGGATTTTTTGGAATAGGAACTAAAACAGTGGTCATCAATTGTCTAGGAACAGTTCCATGAACCAAAATGGCCGAAAAACAAAGGGACAAAAGAACATTGACTCTATATGGAGCATACTTCAAATGCTCAGGTGATATATCGTCAATACCCGATGATGCACCTGTCTTGAGGTTTTTAACTAATTCACAAATTTCTTCGTGGTGCACAGTCATGTCATTACAGTAATTAATGTTCGAAAAGACAGGAGTCGATTCGgtaccagttttggtcaaaatagtTTCATAATGGCATTTCCACATATTTACTACTTCAGCGTCACCAGCATGACCATCAACAGATGACGGAGCTATTGCTCTACCTTTACGTTTATTGACCTCTTTCCAATACTCCTTAGAGTTACTCTTTAATTTTTCAGCCATGGCATTCGCACGCATTTCGTTTTCTGCCCTCTTACACTGTGCAAACTGCCTTTTAAACTGTGCCCTAGACCTTCGCATAAGATCAAAGAAAGGGCCAAATTTTGGAGAACCGTTGTCCTTCCAGATCAAAAATCAGTACGTGCTTTGTCATAGTGTTCTTTCACAACTGTATTCCAACCTGGTATTGTATGACTACTTGACTTTGTGGCTTTGGGAAGAGTCCTATTTGCGGCAGTCAACAACGCTGAAATAATGTCACta belongs to Ptychodera flava strain L36383 chromosome 17, AS_Pfla_20210202, whole genome shotgun sequence and includes:
- the LOC139115672 gene encoding uncharacterized protein; this encodes MAEHTCHIRKWLWLPFLLTFVLTAMAYLLQQSFTMSDAKRIQELKSGLQTKETQAEQKSYNGTESKAPSNFTLSDNKKSSNQRRKSVFDRNNSSMATIKGKNLWMKILSAGTSPRQVSFEINHVTGASRKQGNYTGLLKPKDHFVVPNIAHFIWFTCHPFKFENLVSMLSVHRIMKADKIFFHTDCEPTGEWWDEAVELIQTLYVIRRTPPTAVFDNVLNPEWPEHAADVARLQILIEHGGVYFDTDIFVLAPLEPLRYYDYVVGRPAENILNNGVILAKKSSKFLKLYYESYKDYISDCWACTSVHNQHDQAMNHLDLLHIEPDSMIQPPYTEWEKLFLEKYDWRSEHFTIHVWFREFYEGGYLDFEFTRENIKNLNTTVGEMCRYIYYGSPDIMV